A stretch of the Lonchura striata isolate bLonStr1 chromosome 17, bLonStr1.mat, whole genome shotgun sequence genome encodes the following:
- the LOC110483569 gene encoding synaptonemal complex protein 2 → MPARSEMQLEKLIDEATGKKDFQSLEQFLATEECENVSHKCSKQFVNKLDKLLCWAFDKQEVKSISTLLNAVQKCGRKMTIAGEDGLPAMIKHGLVGRMVNWFEKLKAILVLRGNEKNEMVTNLAEDFFIMLLIVCDSRPEGKMQILENFVLRTCSLITDGRINIYVQQEVIKKLNLLLDKIPRDGRKKILSTKEMLLVMSEMGRTILDAGDYDTQVAITEALCRMVSEKQRRVLASQWFPMEFVSTAFKGIKDSEFETDCRKFLNQVNGMLGDKRRVFTFPCLSAALDECELQIPLDENLEEFWIDFNIGSKSISFYVAAEDADQQWETVIIQEEDVNMYSLEEKDSRKLLTIDLKSPMSVGTLEGEKFLLCFDSILEIKDVIIKIYGFHKYKDFSKKQSASVAKTTVHIVFDESGSQVLVPESQLSPGFREKPGKEEEKLGKCKTQQSPGSLRTQSKHNSQEKLRGDSSKITPPRKRKVSEASVLVSGSASVSTRSSLFFASTSTPFKGRIKLPLEMTSSTKRSDNDTINESRTKNFYQEPPGQIHSEEVIKSVQEATKKQTLDEMFDIVPDSQPVGKSNKPLLPGLLDTSFDKTETWKKRTFPLSEKNLTTGDKQKPNLSLAHASHPARVSDTSFHSDLAQEDPDVLLRKETANTKQSKTKPKSKEMADAAKSLISKISDRYREKSDEKSKARDSLGFNRTHLNKSCISKEEVQDRTLKTASFLNITAGHVLDDIYNFNISGFDEPSIKLGIQKLRVTELSVHTETNKRGNTTINKSTTEGEGGKKTRNNRDKKHLFSDSDTENRGDDSKTEISWLQESKRKPKAQIIDYSRSKKSGKPMSTKKTAKKSLEPAFHMEKAKGKNTKKKTNKCKPQNSKTDEMIVKSTREKLPRRAAATKNYKEPSSSESESEVRIPTCTSMEKSKIQKYTNGPNKDCKQPKALHIVPVEPKRVDSYVQKALAESRNSAEQKELEMPSAESPASLETMRCSEGVSGDASPEPSSSEGSLGLQESPAEDREMLNSEKGTSPSNFCAQNKSMQSLCVTKSPEPAVTKLTFGRKSFSPVLTEASLLSLTTHKTVSGKNSKGAAEDTCNNNEDSSFQHCFSDTFSVKGKLQDITKPIPTNKEELSLTAYKVDSGKHAKGAVLETGNNEDSSPQSCFSDTLCAKGKLQDPIKPLTKSKEDCVAPSPLTVSSRSRVQSWIRESYSPMNESGPTFLKRTYHSATEGSSDEAETSKQEEKKGRRRISLKPKKLFKRGDAATCRVSESVSTQSVNDLSGLEFWKPDCSTISICQQLQKEFTKKIENRSRKMDNFNKQTLRAAHQHLSTMNYQLHEFRIRQLDKFNSTLIEELEKFEKDSQSLKIMEKEFSTFWKKHSHTFSTYRKNEQQRIQSLKTSFEKNIYHSIGSEENVFTSEMHLMKEDIKGLQEKFLKEMQEEELCNVRRGLQTLFQSKAEF, encoded by the exons ATGCCAGCCAGGAGTGAGATGCAG CTTGAAAAGTTAATTGATGAAGCTACAGGAAAAAAGGATTTCCAATCCTTAGAACAATTTCTGGCCACAGAAGAATGTGAAAATGTCTCTCACAAATGCAGCAAACAGTTTGTCAACAAGTTGGACAAGCTTCTGTGTTGG GCATTTGACAAGCAAGAAGTCAAAAGCATTTCTACTTTACTAAATGCTGTTCAGAAATGTGGGAGAAAAATGACCATAGCAGGAGAAGATGGGCTCCCAGCAATGATAAAACACGGTCTTGTTGGAAGG ATGGTCAATTGGTTTGAAAAGTTAAAAGCAATTTTGGTCCTCAGAGGAAATGAAAAGAATGAAATGGTTACAAATCTGGCTGAAGATTTCTTCATCATGTTGCTG ATTGTGTGTGATAGCAGACCTGAAG GTAAAATGCAAATACTAGAAAACTTTGTTCTGAGAACATGTTCCCTCATTACTGATGGAAGAATTAATATTTATGTTCAGCAGGAG GTAATAAAAAAACTGAATTTACTGCTTGACAAGATCCCTCGAGATGGCAGGAAAAAGATACTTTCTACAAAGGAGATGTTACTTGTCAT GAGTGAAATGGGGAGGACAATTTTGGATGCTGGAG ACTATGACACACAAGTGGCCATCACAGAAGCTCTGTGCAGAATGGTGTCAGAGAAGCAGAGGAGAGTTCTGGCCTCCCAGTGGTTTCCCATGGAGTTTGTGTCCACTGCATTTAAAGGAATTAAAGATTCGGAGTTTGAGACA GATTGCAGAAAATTTCTTAACCAAGTAAATGGCATGCTTGGAGACAAAAGAAG GGTTTTTACATTCCCATGTTTATCAGCAGCTCTTGATGAGTGTGAG CTCCAGATACCATTGGATGAAAACCTGGAAGAGTTTTGGATTGATTTCAACATTGGCAGCAAAAGCATTTCCTTTTATGTAGCAGCAGAGGATGCA GATCAGCAGTGGGAAACAGTCATTATACAAGAAGAAGATGTCAACATGTACAGCCTGGAAG aaAAAGATTCAAGGAAATTATTAACAATAGATCTAAAAAGCCCAATGAGTGTTGGTACTCTTGAAGGAGAGAAATTTCTTTTATGTTTTGATTCTATCTTGGAAATCAAAGATGTGATCATAAAGATTTATGGATTTCATAAATATAAG GATTTCAGCAAGAAGCAATCTGCATCAGTAGCCAAAACAACTGTCCACATTGTCTTTGATGAAAGTGGGTCACAG GTTCTGGTACCAGAAAGTCAGTTGTCACCAGGTTTCAGAGAAAAAcctggaaaggaggaggagaaactCGGTAAATGCAAAACTCAGCAATCTCCTGGAAGTTTGAGGACTCAGAGTAAACATAACAGTCAAGAAAAACTCAGAGGTGATTCCTCCAAG ATAACTCCACCCCGCAAAAGGAAAGTGTctgaagcatctgtgcttgtttcTGGATCTGCAAGTGTGTCCACAAGGAGTTCACTGTTTTTTGCCAGCACAT CCACTCCTTTTAAAGGGAGAATTAAATTGCCTTTGGAAATGACCAGCTCTACTAAGAGGTCTGACAATGATACAATAAATGAGAGCAGAACAAAGAATTTCTATCAGGAACCTCCTGGA CAAATACATTCTGAAGAAGTCATAAAAAGTGTACAAGAGGCcacaaaaaagcaaactttaG ATGAAATGTTTGATATTGTTCCTGATTCTCAGCCAGTTGGGAAAAGCAACAAACCTTT GCTGCCTGGGCTTTTGGACACTTCTTTTGATAAAActgaaacatggaaaaaaagaacattccCTCTTTCTGAGAAGAATTTAACAACTGGGGACAAGCAAAAACCAAATCTATCACTGGCACATGCATCCCATCCAG cCAGAGTGTCTGACACATCTTTTCATTCTGACCTTGCACAAGAGGACCCTGATGTTCTCCTCAGAAAAGAGACTGCAAATACAAAACAGTCAAAGACA AAACCAAAGTCTAAAGAAATGGCAGATGCAGCCAAATCACTGATCAGTAAAATCAGTGACAGGTACAGAGAGAAAAGTGATGAGAAGAGCAAAGCAAGAGATTCCTTGGGCTTTAACAG gaCACATTTAAATAAATCCTGTATCTCCAAG GAAGAAGTTCAGGACAGGACCCTAAAAACTGCTTCTTTTCTTAATATAACTGCTGGTCATGTTCT GGATGATATCTACAACTTTAACATCAGTGGGTTTGATGAGCCTTCAATCAAGCTTGGA ATCCAAAAATTGCGTGTGACTGAACTGAGTGTTCATACAGAGACAAACAAAAGAGG GAACACAACCATCAATAAATCCACCACAgaaggggagggaggaaaaaag ACAAGAAACAATCGAGACAAGAAGCATCTCTTTAGTGACTCAGACACAGAAAACAGAGGGGATGACAGCAAGACAGAGATTAGTTGGCTGCAGGAATCCAAGAGGAAACCTAAAGCCCAGATCATTGATTACAGTAGAAGTAAAAAATCAGGGAAACCAATGAGcacaaaaaaaa cagcaaaaaaatccttggaACCTGCTTTCCACATGGAAAAAGCTAAAGgcaaaaatacaaagaaaaag ACAAACAAATGTAAACCCCAGAATTCAAAAACAGATGAAATGATAGTAAAATCCACCAGAGAAAAACTCCCTCgaagagcagcagcaacaaaaaattacaaagagCCTTCCAGTTCTGAGTCTGAGAGTGAAGTCAGGATTCCAACATGCACCTCCATGGAGAAATCCAAAATACAG aaatataCGAATGGGCCAAACAAGGATTGCAAGCAGCCAAAGGCACTGCACATTGTAcctgtggagccaaagagaGTGGATAGCTATGTGCAGAAAGCACTGGCTGAATCCAGGAactctgcagagcagaaggaACTGGAAATGCCTTCAGCTGAGAGCCCTGCCTCCCTTGAGACAATGAGAT GTTCTGAGGGAGTGTCAGGAGATGCCAGTCCAGAGCCCAGCTCCAGTGAGGGGTCACTTGGTCTGCAGGAGTCACCAGCAGAAGACAGGGAGATGCTAAACTCTGAGAAAGGAACCTCTCCCAGTAATTTCTGTGCACAAAACAAGAGTATGCAAAGTCTGTGTGTAACCAAGTCCCCTGAGCCAGCAGTTACAAAGTTGACATTTGGAAGGAAAAGCTTCTCACCTGTTTTAACTGAAGCATCTTTG CTCAGCTTAACCACACATAAAACTGTCAGTGGCAAAAATTCCAAGGGAGCTGCAGAAGACACCTGTAATAATAATGAAGATTCAAGTTTCCAACATTGCTTTTCAGACACATTTTCTGTTAAAGGAAAGCTTCAGGATATCACTAAACCTATCCCCACAAATAAGGAAGAG CTCAGCCTAACAGCATATAAAGTTGACAGTGGAAAACATGCaaagggagctgtgctggaaacagGGAATAATGAGGATTCAAGTCCCCAGTCTTGCTTTTCAGACACACTTTGTGCTAAAGGCAAACTCCAGGATCCCATCAAACCTCTCACTAAGAGTAAAGAG GATTGTGTAGCACCATCCCCACTGACTGTTTCCAGCAGGAGTAGAGTACAGTCTTGGATTAGAGAATCTTATTCCCCCATGAATGAGTCAG GACCAACATTCCTCAAACGAACTTATCACAGTGCCACAGAAGGCAGCTCTGATGAGGCAGAAACAAGcaaacaggaggaaaagaaaggaaggagaagaatAAGTTTAAAGcccaaaaaattatttaaacgAGGTGATGCTGCTACTTGCAGAG TGTCTGAAAGTGTCTCCACTCAATCTGTAAATGACCTGTCTGGTTTGGAATTCTGGAAGCCTGATTGCTCAACCATCAGCATTTGTCAGCAGCTTCAGAAAGAATTTACCAAGAAAATTGAG AACCGCTCCCGGAAAATGGATAATTTTAATAAGcaaacactgagagctgcccatCAGCATTTGTCAACAATGAATTACCAACTCCATGAATTCAG GATCAGGCAGCTGGACAAATTTAATTCTACTCTCATTGAGGAGCTTGAGAAATTTGAAAAGGACTCGCAGTCCCTGAAAatcatggaaaaagaattctcg accTTTTGGAAAAAGCATTCCCACACTTTTAGTACGTACAGGAAAAATGAGCAGCAGAG AATTCAGAGTCTTAAAACTTCATTTGAAAAGAATATCTACCATTCTATTGGaagtgaagaaaatgtttttacttcAGAG ATGCATCTGATGAAAGAAGACATAAAAGGACTCCAAGAGAAATTTCTAAAAGAAATG caagAAGAGGAGCTGTGTAATGTTCGTAGGGGATTGCAGACCTTGTTTCAATCAAAGGCAGAATTCTGA
- the PPP1R3D gene encoding protein phosphatase 1 regulatory subunit 3D, with amino-acid sequence MLIFCHQLRMEVRGPQRNPSYLSDLYENMLRAEGTVARRQQQPPAVHTGSSKTFWSSAPAKESVQPNNHASSTYSSCDPALRPIMCRRARSLPTSLERRKREAVQCQAGCRGRMNRVRFADALGLELTEVKVFQTEEDPSIPLHVLSRLSINSDLWYSSLNLEFTMQCLVPDFQQPADCPDFSSRLQEQQVCLERVTSSYLGLSGTIHVQNVAFEKQVSVRYTFNQWESIHEVCARWNCSIPDKNRQDQVDVFTFFLPVPPFLLQLSTLVQFAARYQVNGQEYWDNNRGKNYTLCCRIHPLKLPRECEESWIHFI; translated from the coding sequence ATGCTGATTTTCTGTCACCAGTTAAGAATGGAAGTGCGTGGTCCTCAGAGGAATCCCAGCTACCTCTCAGATCTCTATGAGAACATGTTAAGGGCTGAAGGAACAGTGGCAcgaaggcagcagcagcccccagcagtCCATACAGGTAGCAGCAAGACATTTTGGAGCAGTGCCCCAGCCAAGGAGAGCGTCCAGCCAAATAATCATGCGAGCAGCACCTACTCCAGCTGTGACCCAGCCCTGCGGCCCATCATGTGTCGCCGAGCGAGGTCCCTGCCGACATCACtcgagaggaggaagagagaagcaGTGCAGTGTCAGGCCGGCTGCCGGGGCCGCATGAACCGGGTCAGATTTGCTGATGCTCTGGGCTTGGAGCTCACTGAAGTAAAAGTCTTCCAAACTGAGGAggatccatccatccctttGCATGTCCTTTCCAGGCTCTCCATAAACTCAGACCTCTGGTACAGCAGCTTGAACTTGGAGTTTACTATGCAATGCTTGGTCCCTGACTTCCAGCAGCCTGCAGATTGTCCGGATTTCTCATCCCgactccaggagcagcaggtgtgtCTGGAACGGGTGACCAGCTCATATCTGGGTCTCAGTGGCACCATCCATGTTCAGAATGTTGCTTTTGAGAAGCAGGTGTCCGTGCGCTACACCTTCAACCAGTGGGAAAGCATCCACGAGGTGTGTGCTCGTTGGAATTGCAGCATCCCAGACAAAAACAGGCAGGATCAGGTTGATGTGTTcactttctttcttcctgtgcctcctttcctccttcagCTGAGCACTCTCGTCCAGTTTGCAGCAAGGTACCAAGTCAACGGCCAGGAGTACTGGGATAACAACAGAGGCAAGAACTACACCCTCTGCTGCCGGATTCACCCCCTGAAGCTGCCAAGGGAGTGTGAGGAGAGCTGGATCCACTTCATCTGA